One Campylobacter sputorum subsp. sputorum DNA segment encodes these proteins:
- a CDS encoding dihydroneopterin aldolase: protein MEFLQLLLVLIALIVIIVKPKMENIALGIVAFSWLFMIYLYIGHKSSALLTIMNL, encoded by the coding sequence ATGGAATTTTTACAACTACTTTTAGTTTTAATAGCTTTAATAGTTATTATAGTAAAACCAAAGATGGAAAATATAGCACTTGGCATAGTTGCTTTTTCTTGGTTGTTTATGATTTATCTTTATATAGGGCATAAATCATCAGCACTACTAACAATAATGAATTTATAA